In Spirosoma aureum, a single genomic region encodes these proteins:
- a CDS encoding NYN domain-containing protein, with product MPTAASRLTRIGVFYDGNYFLHVSNYYNYSHERRSRISISGLHAFIRRQVAEEEGVNERLCQIVDAHYFRGRLNAHEANQRGNQLFYDRLFDDILMSEGVVTHYLPVKTYQGYRQEKGIDVWLALEAFELAQYKKFDVVVLITSDGDYVPLIRKLNTLGSRIMVLSWDFEFLNEQGEKQVTRTSQDLLEEVSYPVAMHGMIDDRSRRNDLVIQNLFVKQQQQARPTFTAVAAAGNGGSYSSSFGNGFPASGNGYDEYPHSDEPNYNVADTVDDDPEGRKISTIRSLKTGYGFINYPPNNLFFHYTSLIDTDFNELQVDDDVEFTIGQNAEGKDIAVDVRMLRP from the coding sequence ATGCCAACAGCAGCATCAAGATTGACCCGTATAGGGGTTTTTTATGACGGTAACTATTTTTTACACGTAAGCAATTATTATAATTACTCTCACGAACGGCGCAGCCGGATTAGTATTTCAGGTTTACACGCATTTATACGGCGGCAGGTTGCTGAAGAAGAAGGAGTCAATGAGCGTTTATGCCAAATTGTTGATGCACACTATTTTAGAGGTCGGCTAAATGCCCACGAGGCTAATCAGCGGGGTAATCAATTATTTTACGATCGATTGTTTGATGACATTCTAATGTCGGAGGGCGTCGTTACGCATTACCTCCCCGTAAAAACCTATCAGGGCTATCGGCAGGAGAAAGGTATCGATGTGTGGCTGGCGCTCGAAGCTTTTGAATTAGCTCAGTATAAGAAATTTGATGTCGTTGTACTTATTACATCTGATGGGGATTATGTACCATTGATTCGTAAACTCAATACCCTCGGCTCACGCATTATGGTGTTAAGCTGGGATTTCGAGTTTTTGAACGAACAGGGCGAAAAGCAGGTGACGCGTACGTCGCAGGACTTATTGGAGGAAGTCTCTTACCCAGTTGCAATGCACGGTATGATCGACGACCGGAGCCGTAGAAACGATCTGGTTATTCAGAACCTGTTCGTAAAACAACAGCAACAGGCTCGACCAACCTTTACCGCCGTGGCTGCTGCGGGTAATGGAGGAAGTTACAGTAGCAGTTTCGGGAATGGGTTCCCGGCTTCCGGTAATGGCTACGATGAATACCCGCATTCTGATGAGCCTAATTATAACGTTGCCGATACGGTAGACGATGATCCGGAAGGCCGTAAAATCAGTACGATCCGGAGTTTAAAAACGGGTTACGGTTTTATAAATTATCCGCCAAACAACCTGTTTTTTCATTATACAAGCCTTATAGATACTGATTTCAACGAATTACAGGTAGACGACGACGTTGAGTTTACTATTGGCCAGAACGCCGAAGGTAAAGATATTGCTGTTGATGTACGGATGCTGCGTCCCTGA
- the pabB gene encoding aminodeoxychorismate synthase component I, whose product MNRKRVFVDDLPVFRWQALTWAITRQTRADAFIAFLTNNDISYPNDPFPNRLFVGAKRVISLSGKDTFQELYDAHCARPGFLVGYFGYDVKNELEALNSRNPDRLGFPNTHFVEPEWVIDFLENEVTVWGEGDVDALMQAISLTHPSDRRGSAVTTITCRVTPEEYQANVRQIQQHILAGDVYELNYCIEFFAEHVDIDPLTVYQALNERSPMPFSSFLKIGDRYVMGASPERFLKKEGLKILSQPIKGTIRRGKTPAEDARLRTELLSSEKERAENLMIVDLVRNDLARSAQTGSVRVDELFGIYGFQQVYQMISTVSATLRDTITWADAIRHAFPMGSMTGAPKIRAMELIDQLEVSRRGVYSGTIGFITPDGDFDFNVVIRTLLYDSQSQYASFSVGSAITYDADPKQEWEECLLKARAIREVLERSFQ is encoded by the coding sequence ATGAACAGGAAGCGCGTATTCGTTGATGATTTACCGGTTTTCCGCTGGCAGGCATTGACATGGGCCATAACCCGGCAAACGCGCGCAGACGCTTTCATAGCTTTTCTTACAAATAACGATATTTCTTACCCGAATGACCCGTTTCCGAACCGACTATTTGTTGGGGCGAAACGGGTCATTTCGCTATCGGGTAAAGACACATTTCAGGAATTATATGACGCTCATTGCGCCCGGCCCGGTTTTTTGGTTGGCTATTTCGGGTATGATGTAAAAAATGAGCTCGAAGCGCTAAACAGCCGTAATCCTGATCGGCTGGGATTCCCGAACACCCATTTTGTTGAGCCAGAATGGGTTATCGACTTTCTGGAGAATGAAGTAACCGTGTGGGGAGAAGGAGACGTAGATGCGCTTATGCAGGCGATTTCCCTTACTCATCCATCAGATCGACGGGGTAGTGCCGTGACTACGATAACGTGCCGTGTTACTCCCGAAGAATACCAGGCCAATGTCCGCCAGATACAACAGCATATTCTGGCCGGTGATGTCTATGAGTTAAATTATTGCATCGAATTTTTTGCCGAACACGTCGACATCGATCCCCTGACCGTGTACCAGGCGTTGAATGAGCGGTCGCCAATGCCATTTTCGAGCTTCCTCAAAATTGGTGATCGGTATGTGATGGGTGCTTCGCCAGAACGGTTTTTGAAGAAAGAAGGCCTGAAGATTCTATCTCAGCCAATAAAGGGCACAATTCGGCGTGGAAAGACACCGGCTGAAGACGCCCGGCTCCGTACTGAGTTATTGAGTTCGGAAAAAGAGCGGGCCGAAAATCTAATGATCGTTGATCTGGTTCGCAATGACCTTGCCCGGAGTGCCCAAACGGGTTCCGTGCGCGTAGACGAGCTCTTTGGGATATACGGTTTTCAGCAGGTGTATCAGATGATATCGACCGTTTCGGCAACGTTACGAGATACGATTACCTGGGCCGATGCGATTCGTCATGCTTTTCCGATGGGCAGTATGACCGGAGCACCTAAAATCCGGGCAATGGAATTGATCGACCAACTAGAGGTCAGTCGACGGGGTGTTTATTCGGGGACAATTGGTTTTATAACGCCCGATGGCGACTTTGACTTCAATGTTGTTATCCGTACGCTGCTTTATGACTCACAAAGTCAATATGCATCCTTCTCTGTCGGAAGCGCTATTACCTACGATGCTGACCCTAAGCAGGAATGGGAGGAGTGTCTATTAAAAGCGCGGGCTATCCGGGAAGTGCTGGAGCGATCTTTTCAGTAG
- a CDS encoding outer membrane beta-barrel protein has product MKNLFMLAVLCLFTAALYAQTGSPRFTLQGRAVDTAAAPLASSTVMLLNPKDSSLVNFTRTDEKGAFIFKNLKAGNYVLKISFVGFIPYNQVIKSGGEALIDLGPLKLKPITRELMEVVVRTAKAPLTIKGDTIEYNASSFKVPPGSTVEDLLRKLPGVQVDQDGNIRAQGQEVKRVTVDGKNFFGNDPKQATKNLQAESISKVQVFNDKTEQAKLTGVDDGKKEKTVNLELKEEFKKGGFGKVTASAGPASNDIPARGEIKGSYNKFNAKNQFSLVGLGNNTNQQGLSYNDYQDFRGSNSYNGNQNADFGFSGGNFFYYSDSGDEGLGIPVSGRQGTGFSNNVAGGINYNYDTKKKKFSSSYYYNQTRLDLSALRNQTYYLPQGQYQINETSNQLNFNGNHRVSLRYEAQLDSVNTLVFINNSRLGNGNANLDRIQDLDRNNGVTTQNTTKNASTQRQIASSSSLIYRLKMKKKGRSFAASTTYEINTNDANLKLDASNQFSQPTSVNETLRLIRQDQGTNSHRSEYKASLQYVEPFAKKFFWETFYNFSLRYDEVDRDVIDRGENNSDRVRNDSLSLYYKNNYIYNRLGSSIRYTFKGLNISGGLAVQRFTLNGQFARDQTSPLLGEINRVFTTVIPNVNLNYDLKNNRYLYGGYNVSVQIPTSRDLQPVTNNSNPLFINKGNPNLLPQLGHNLNIGFNYFNPGSFINLYIGVNGTQFVNQIVYSRNTDAQTLITTIQPENLSGGRMIGSYLGFGFPLKKTKATLDLNANLNFSTNPATINNVTNETRGQNYGFGTRLSLTPTDWLTFYGNANIGISNTRYSINTGQNQVFLNNNFGGDLTVKLPHDFYINTTLNYRVNKNDLLNFDQRIPLLNASIYHILGKAKRAEIRLSSVDLLNRNIAITANASQNYAQYERTQTLARYFMLGFTYNMRGVTAKMRRDGF; this is encoded by the coding sequence ATGAAAAACCTCTTCATGCTGGCTGTGCTATGCCTGTTTACGGCGGCACTTTATGCCCAGACTGGCTCCCCTCGATTTACGTTACAGGGGCGAGCCGTTGACACTGCCGCAGCTCCACTGGCTTCTTCTACGGTCATGTTGCTCAATCCTAAAGACTCGTCGCTGGTCAATTTTACCAGAACTGATGAAAAGGGAGCGTTCATATTCAAGAATCTGAAGGCTGGTAATTACGTTCTGAAAATTTCATTCGTCGGATTTATCCCGTACAACCAGGTTATCAAATCGGGCGGTGAAGCCCTGATTGATCTTGGACCTTTGAAGCTAAAGCCAATTACGAGAGAGCTGATGGAGGTTGTTGTCAGAACAGCTAAGGCTCCACTAACGATAAAGGGCGACACCATTGAGTATAACGCCAGTTCGTTCAAAGTGCCCCCCGGATCGACTGTTGAGGATTTGCTGCGTAAACTGCCCGGCGTACAGGTTGATCAGGACGGAAACATTCGTGCTCAGGGACAGGAAGTGAAGCGAGTAACCGTAGACGGAAAGAATTTCTTTGGCAATGACCCCAAACAGGCTACTAAAAACTTACAGGCCGAATCGATTTCAAAAGTGCAGGTCTTCAATGACAAAACAGAGCAGGCTAAATTAACCGGCGTTGACGATGGGAAGAAAGAAAAAACGGTTAATCTGGAACTGAAAGAAGAGTTTAAGAAAGGCGGTTTCGGAAAAGTAACGGCCAGTGCCGGACCTGCTTCCAATGATATACCGGCGCGGGGCGAAATCAAGGGAAGCTACAATAAATTCAATGCGAAAAATCAGTTTTCGCTGGTTGGACTGGGTAATAACACGAACCAGCAGGGATTGTCGTATAATGATTATCAGGATTTTAGAGGTAGTAATTCATATAACGGGAATCAAAATGCTGACTTTGGGTTTAGTGGGGGCAACTTCTTTTACTATTCCGATAGTGGCGACGAAGGCCTGGGCATTCCGGTAAGCGGTCGGCAGGGCACTGGTTTTTCTAATAACGTGGCTGGTGGAATCAACTATAATTATGATACGAAGAAAAAGAAATTCAGCAGTAGCTACTATTATAACCAGACACGGCTTGACTTGAGTGCCCTTCGAAATCAGACCTACTACCTGCCGCAGGGTCAATATCAGATCAATGAAACCAGTAACCAACTGAATTTTAACGGAAACCATCGGGTCAGTTTACGGTATGAGGCCCAGTTGGATTCGGTCAATACATTGGTTTTTATTAACAACAGCCGGTTAGGTAATGGGAACGCCAACCTCGACAGAATCCAGGATCTGGATCGTAATAACGGTGTAACGACTCAAAATACGACCAAAAATGCCAGTACACAGCGCCAGATTGCTTCGTCGAGCTCACTGATTTACCGGCTGAAAATGAAAAAGAAAGGGAGAAGTTTTGCGGCCAGTACTACTTACGAAATTAATACCAACGACGCCAATTTGAAACTGGACGCCAGCAATCAATTCTCACAACCAACAAGCGTCAACGAAACCTTACGGCTCATTCGGCAGGATCAGGGGACCAATAGCCACCGCAGCGAGTACAAAGCCAGCCTGCAATATGTGGAACCGTTTGCCAAAAAGTTTTTTTGGGAAACATTTTACAATTTTAGTCTACGCTATGACGAAGTTGACCGGGATGTGATTGACCGGGGCGAGAACAACAGCGATCGGGTCCGAAACGACTCATTGAGCCTGTATTATAAGAATAATTACATCTATAATCGCCTTGGAAGTAGTATTCGCTATACGTTTAAAGGACTGAATATATCGGGAGGACTGGCTGTGCAGCGATTTACATTGAATGGGCAATTTGCTCGTGATCAAACGTCTCCATTACTCGGGGAAATCAATCGGGTGTTCACTACGGTTATTCCGAACGTAAACCTGAATTATGATCTGAAAAATAACCGGTATCTCTACGGTGGCTATAATGTCAGCGTACAGATACCCACATCCCGCGATTTGCAACCCGTGACGAATAATAGTAACCCATTATTCATCAATAAGGGAAACCCGAATCTGTTGCCGCAGTTGGGGCATAACCTGAACATTGGGTTCAATTACTTTAATCCGGGTAGTTTCATTAATCTCTATATTGGCGTGAACGGCACCCAGTTTGTTAATCAGATTGTATATAGTCGAAATACAGATGCGCAAACGCTTATTACGACTATCCAGCCCGAAAATCTATCGGGCGGGCGTATGATTGGATCATACCTGGGTTTTGGTTTTCCGCTCAAAAAAACCAAAGCAACGCTTGACCTGAATGCGAACCTGAATTTTAGTACAAACCCAGCCACAATCAACAATGTAACGAATGAGACACGGGGTCAGAACTATGGCTTCGGAACCCGCCTTAGCCTGACGCCCACCGATTGGCTGACGTTCTACGGTAATGCCAATATCGGTATCAGCAATACCCGCTATTCGATTAACACAGGCCAGAATCAGGTCTTCCTGAACAATAATTTTGGCGGTGATCTGACGGTGAAGCTGCCCCATGATTTTTATATTAACACGACACTGAATTATCGGGTCAATAAAAATGATCTGCTCAATTTCGATCAGCGCATACCACTGCTAAATGCCTCGATTTATCACATTCTGGGTAAAGCCAAGCGAGCCGAAATCCGGCTGTCGTCGGTTGATTTGCTCAATCGGAACATCGCGATTACGGCCAATGCCAGCCAGAATTATGCGCAATATGAACGCACTCAGACGTTGGCCCGCTATTTTATGCTTGGCTTTACCTATAATATGCGTGGCGTTACAGCGAAGATGCGCCGGGATGGATTTTAA
- a CDS encoding GLPGLI family protein produces the protein MKKLIMFIVLLMSVSAVAQQTEGVVTYERKTYWTKIYSRMTYLSQEQKDRIAQTWKNDEENKEKMKLTFNQDASLYTYVNEMGSTDDGRYTWRNQELLLYRNFAKEQKTDVVEMLGKTYVIDDSLHTPVWKIGNQIKDIAGYICMRAESEDPIKKQKITAWFAQDIPVSAGPERYNGLPGLILELNLNDGDVVIEATNVTFRKLTPDELKLPKLKGKKINDVAYDELIRQHIAESMTAHRNPYWAIRY, from the coding sequence ATGAAAAAATTAATAATGTTTATTGTACTGCTGATGAGCGTATCGGCAGTAGCCCAGCAAACAGAAGGCGTTGTTACCTACGAACGGAAAACGTACTGGACAAAGATTTACTCCCGGATGACGTACCTGAGTCAGGAACAAAAAGACCGTATTGCTCAGACCTGGAAGAATGACGAGGAGAATAAGGAGAAAATGAAACTGACATTCAATCAGGATGCAAGCCTGTATACCTATGTCAACGAGATGGGAAGTACAGATGATGGTCGATATACATGGCGGAATCAGGAGTTACTTCTATACCGAAATTTCGCCAAAGAACAGAAAACCGACGTCGTAGAAATGCTGGGGAAGACCTACGTCATTGACGATTCACTACATACACCCGTTTGGAAAATAGGCAATCAGATCAAAGATATTGCCGGGTATATATGCATGAGGGCTGAATCAGAAGATCCCATTAAAAAGCAGAAAATTACGGCCTGGTTTGCGCAGGATATTCCCGTCTCGGCAGGTCCAGAGCGTTACAATGGTTTACCGGGGCTTATTCTAGAATTGAATCTGAACGATGGTGATGTTGTCATTGAAGCTACAAACGTGACGTTCAGAAAACTAACACCCGACGAACTGAAGCTGCCCAAGCTCAAGGGTAAGAAAATTAACGATGTCGCCTACGATGAGCTTATCCGCCAGCATATTGCCGAAAGTATGACCGCTCACCGCAATCCCTATTGGGCCATTCGGTATTGA
- a CDS encoding GNAT family N-acetyltransferase, whose translation METDITITVASKVHLIHVDSICRTIAESAQARGTGIAGRSASYLRQKMLDGKAIIATLKNGQWAGFAYLDVWENGQFVSHSGLIVAPDFRRHGVAQQIKRALFSLSRGLFPKAKLFSITTGQAVMNLNSQLGFRPVAFSELPQDERFWNQCSSCKNCDILARTGRKYCLCTGMLYEPVSSEKAG comes from the coding sequence ATGGAAACGGACATAACGATTACCGTGGCATCAAAAGTGCACCTGATCCACGTCGATTCAATCTGCCGCACAATAGCGGAAAGCGCTCAGGCAAGAGGTACGGGCATTGCCGGGCGTTCTGCCTCCTATCTGCGGCAGAAAATGCTGGATGGAAAAGCAATTATTGCAACGTTGAAAAACGGACAATGGGCTGGATTTGCTTATCTAGACGTCTGGGAGAATGGACAGTTTGTTTCTCATTCCGGTCTCATTGTGGCACCCGATTTTCGTCGACACGGGGTTGCTCAGCAGATTAAACGAGCGCTCTTTAGCTTAAGTCGTGGCCTTTTTCCAAAAGCTAAACTGTTTAGCATCACGACCGGCCAGGCTGTTATGAACCTCAACAGCCAGTTAGGATTTCGGCCTGTGGCCTTTAGCGAATTACCACAGGATGAACGCTTCTGGAATCAATGCTCATCTTGCAAAAACTGTGATATTCTGGCCCGTACTGGCCGAAAATATTGTCTCTGTACGGGAATGTTATACGAACCTGTCTCTTCAGAAAAAGCCGGGTAA
- a CDS encoding DUF7674 family protein: MNDVISKSDLLNLLINRIPEARQEFMVLPNETSVYTILHKLCEVTSLLAHQNKFRALKRCLLAAEELLKDGDKQVSNAVCSVYIYRLAMLMDKRDTRADIIHYLLPRALRTEYHRQLNTCLP; the protein is encoded by the coding sequence ATGAATGATGTCATTAGTAAATCTGATTTGCTCAATCTATTGATCAATCGGATACCGGAAGCCCGGCAGGAATTTATGGTCTTACCCAATGAGACCAGCGTCTATACGATCTTACATAAACTATGTGAGGTAACATCGCTTCTGGCGCACCAGAATAAATTCAGAGCCCTGAAGCGATGTTTGCTGGCTGCTGAAGAGTTACTGAAAGACGGCGACAAACAGGTCAGTAACGCAGTTTGCTCGGTCTACATTTATCGGCTGGCTATGTTGATGGATAAACGCGATACCCGAGCTGACATAATTCATTACTTATTACCCCGTGCCCTGCGTACTGAATATCATCGTCAACTCAACACCTGTCTTCCATAA
- a CDS encoding alpha/beta hydrolase family protein: MRQLYLLLFVCISFVAAGQTTPPTATPTPAAPDLNERVRQLEENLRYSDQVLNKNIDDLLWYQKLGDVAIIDKVRYTSKPPHVIKNPTGQGASNPVIIPAYTFIPKKYATSKKLPLLVFVHDGVHGDFGTLYAHVVRELLDQGYLIVAPEYRGSVGYGGGFYNQIDYGDYENDDVLAGKRWAVENMPQVDADRVGIIGWSHGGMISLMNIFDHPEDYKVAYAGVPVSDIIARLGYKPQQYRTIFSAATHIGKDPSDNVAEYRRRSPVWNAQKLKTPLLIHTNTNDEDVNVLEVESLINALKAHEKKFEYKIYQDAPGGHSFNRLDTKLARESREEIYKFLTRYLNPPAGVK; this comes from the coding sequence ATGCGTCAACTCTATTTACTTCTTTTTGTCTGTATATCATTTGTGGCTGCTGGACAAACTACACCGCCCACCGCTACACCAACCCCTGCCGCTCCCGATTTAAACGAACGCGTTCGGCAACTGGAAGAGAATCTACGTTATTCAGATCAGGTATTGAATAAGAATATTGACGACCTGCTCTGGTATCAAAAACTTGGCGATGTTGCGATTATCGATAAAGTACGCTATACCAGCAAACCCCCGCATGTAATCAAAAATCCGACAGGTCAGGGTGCCAGCAATCCGGTCATTATTCCGGCTTATACGTTTATTCCCAAAAAGTACGCAACGTCTAAGAAACTGCCCTTACTGGTTTTCGTTCACGATGGGGTTCATGGTGATTTTGGTACTTTATATGCCCATGTTGTGCGGGAGTTACTGGATCAGGGCTACCTGATCGTTGCGCCTGAATACCGGGGTAGCGTTGGTTATGGCGGTGGATTTTACAACCAGATCGACTACGGTGACTACGAAAACGACGATGTGCTGGCCGGAAAACGATGGGCAGTTGAAAACATGCCGCAGGTAGACGCCGACCGCGTTGGTATTATTGGCTGGAGCCACGGCGGAATGATTTCGCTCATGAATATTTTCGATCATCCCGAAGATTATAAAGTGGCCTATGCCGGTGTGCCCGTCAGCGACATCATTGCCCGGCTTGGCTATAAACCGCAGCAGTATCGGACGATCTTCTCAGCTGCGACTCACATTGGTAAAGATCCTTCCGACAATGTAGCCGAATATCGTCGCCGGTCGCCGGTCTGGAACGCACAGAAGCTCAAAACACCCCTGCTGATTCATACCAATACCAACGACGAAGATGTGAATGTGCTGGAAGTCGAATCGCTGATCAATGCCCTGAAAGCCCACGAAAAAAAGTTCGAATACAAAATTTATCAGGATGCACCGGGTGGACATAGTTTCAACCGACTCGATACGAAACTGGCTCGCGAATCGCGCGAAGAGATTTATAAATTTCTCACTCGCTATCTGAATCCGCCAGCTGGTGTGAAATAA